TCAGCTTCAGGCGGATTTTGCCATCCGTTTCTTCCACCTGACGGTATACCGACTGTGCAAAATACAGAAATGCGTCCGCCACTTCACTTTTCATATTCAACGGATAGTCAAGACCATCCACCAATTTCTGCAACGTCATCTCTTTCACAAAGGAGCCATTTTGGATTTTGCCGAGCAAAAACTGCTCTTCTGTCTCCACAATCACCTGCCAGCCCCAAAAACGAAATGTCGGGATTACCCGAACAAACGGTGTTCCACCCGGTGCCATCTGGTTAGCCACCATACGAACCAGCCGCCGGTGATACACGGCGCGAATCAGGATATAAACCAATGTAACGCCGTCAATCCAACCAAACATCGGACCTGGTGAAAATATGCCAAACGCCCACAGTAAAATACCTGCCAGTTGCGTGATAAAGATAAACGGATCCAGGATCATCAAAATATCTTTCGACAGCCATTTCTCCGAAAAGGGACGTAACGCCTGAGTACCATATGTATTTAATACATCAAGCCCGACATGGATGCAGACGGCAATCAGACACCATAGCCAGAGTAACCATCCATCAATCCCTGTAAAAAAAGGGAGCATGCAAAATGTAATCACCGTCGGCCAAATCAGTAAGGCCGGTATGGAATGCGTAATACCGCGATGATTTTTCAGATAGGCAGCCTGCCCTTTCCACTTGTACACATAATCAA
The sequence above is a segment of the Effusibacillus dendaii genome. Coding sequences within it:
- a CDS encoding metal-dependent hydrolase — its product is MDTASHFLIGVGLGGLAHLSPLVATNPVLGTAITIGTVIASEAPDFDYVYKWKGQAAYLKNHRGITHSIPALLIWPTVITFCMLPFFTGIDGWLLWLWCLIAVCIHVGLDVLNTYGTQALRPFSEKWLSKDILMILDPFIFITQLAGILLWAFGIFSPGPMFGWIDGVTLVYILIRAVYHRRLVRMVANQMAPGGTPFVRVIPTFRFWGWQVIVETEEQFLLGKIQNGSFVKEMTLQKLVDGLDYPLNMKSEVADAFLYFAQSVYRQVEETDGKIRLKLTDLRFRFGDSFPFSAIVEMTPDGHVENQYLGWSRRNEQGEKIRLKEFLKK